CGGTTAACGGTCGAAATGGCGCTGATTCGCCTGGCCACACTGCCGCCGGGTCGCGATGTGTCAAATCTGGTGCGCAAGCTCGAGGAAATGGAGCGTCGGCTCGCTTCCGCTGCCCCGTTCAAGTCGTCGCCGGTACCGGCGCCATCAGCCCCTGCACACGAACCGCCACCGCCGCCTGAGAGGGTAGAGGAGCCGCCGCCAAAAAAGGCTGAAGCCCCGCTGCCGCAGGAGCCGGATACAAGAGGGTGGCCGGGGCTGGTCGAGTATGTCAGGAAACAGCGTCGGCCGCGTATTGCCTCGATTCTTGAACAGGTCAGCCCGATTTCGATCGGCGCCGGGTTGATGAAAATCGGACTGGTCAAGGATTCGTTCGTTGATAATCAGCTCGATCCGGAGACCCGAAAGGATCTCGAGGAGTTAGCCGCCGGTTTTTTTGGCCAGTCGGTCCGGCTCGAGACCTCTTACGTCGATCATCTTGAAGAGAAGGCACCGCTGTCGCTGGCCGACCAGAAACAGGCTCAAGAGAGTGATCGGCAGAAGCGATTGCGGGATGATGCCCTGGAACATCCGATGGTGAAGACGGCGATCGAGATTTTCGAAGGGGAAGTTGCAGAGATTAAACCGATCGACAAGGGTTATGTTTAAATCATAAAAGGAGACAGTTGGCAGACTATATCCTGGGCACTGTCTCGTGGATTTTTTTCGGAGGAAACAAGTTATGGCTAAAGGTTTAGGCAACCTGATGAAGCAGGCCCAGATGATGCAGAAGAAGATGGGCGAAATGCAGCAGGAACTGGAAGGCAAAGAGGTCGAGGCTTCGGCCGGTGGCGGCATGGTCACGGCCCGGGTCAACGGCAAGCAGAAGCTGCTCGCTCTGACGATTGAACCGGATGTCGTTGATGCCGAAGACGTTGAAATGCTGCAGGATCTGATCGTTGCTGCCGTCAACGAGGCGATCAAGAAAAGTCAGGAGATGATTCAGGCCGAGATGAGTAAAGTGACTGGTGGCATGAATATCCCGGGCCTCTTTTAGGGCAAAATAATCTGCAAAAACTTGCTTCAGAGGCTGAACCATGGTAAAAACACCAACTGGTCTGACCAATTCAGTGTTGTTTTTTAGGGCGGTTGAAAAGAAATTTTGACACCCTTAAAAAGTGTATACAAGCGATCACAAGTGTTGGATTTATCAGGATTCACATGCTAGACTCTATTCCGTCTTTTTCGCGGTTGGTAGCTGAATTGGCCAAGTTTCCGGGCATCGGAAAAAAGACGGCAGCACGGCTCGCATTCCATGTTCTCCGTTCGCCGGAAAGTGAAGCGCAGGCTCTCGCCGATGCCGTTTGTGAATTGAAGAGCAGAATCCGGTTCTGCTCGGTTTGTCATCATATTACTGAAAATGACCCCTGT
This genomic interval from Desulfuromonas sp. contains the following:
- a CDS encoding YbaB/EbfC family nucleoid-associated protein, with product MAKGLGNLMKQAQMMQKKMGEMQQELEGKEVEASAGGGMVTARVNGKQKLLALTIEPDVVDAEDVEMLQDLIVAAVNEAIKKSQEMIQAEMSKVTGGMNIPGLF